One window of Alkaliphilus metalliredigens QYMF genomic DNA carries:
- a CDS encoding NADH:ubiquinone reductase (Na(+)-transporting) subunit D — MSKKTKRIFQLGILNDNPVFRQILGICSALAVTNLMINSLVMGIGLIFVTALSSFTVSVLRKHTPRHIRMMVQTLIISAYVIIVDIVLKAYYPSMSDALGPYVGLIITNCIIMGRCESYAQNNPPSLAFLDGIASGLGYTFVLLLIAFFRELLGFGSIFGITVMGAWWPRWIFMIMPPGAFFMLGILIWVMNSLVPSEEKETSVAGGAN, encoded by the coding sequence ATGTCAAAAAAAACAAAACGTATTTTTCAACTGGGAATCCTAAATGACAATCCCGTTTTTAGACAAATATTAGGAATTTGTTCTGCCCTGGCCGTTACAAATTTAATGATCAACTCCCTGGTAATGGGAATTGGCCTTATTTTCGTGACTGCCTTGTCTAGTTTTACAGTATCCGTCCTTAGAAAACATACCCCAAGACATATTCGGATGATGGTACAAACCTTGATCATCTCTGCCTATGTTATTATTGTTGACATCGTGCTCAAGGCCTATTACCCTAGCATGAGTGATGCCCTTGGTCCCTATGTTGGATTGATCATTACAAACTGTATCATAATGGGACGTTGTGAATCCTATGCACAGAATAATCCCCCTAGCTTAGCCTTTCTCGATGGCATTGCCTCAGGCTTAGGATACACATTTGTATTACTATTAATTGCTTTCTTTAGAGAATTACTGGGATTCGGAAGTATATTTGGCATTACTGTCATGGGTGCTTGGTGGCCAAGATGGATCTTTATGATTATGCCTCCTGGAGCCTTCTTCATGCTTGGTATTTTAATTTGGGTAATGAACTCTCTCGTTCCTTCTGAAGAGAAGGAAACTTCTGTAGCTGGAGGTGCTAACTAA
- a CDS encoding RnfABCDGE type electron transport complex subunit D → MTELYRSIFMKQKMMRKVLYSLIPVTLGSIYFYGWRTLVLMAVISVFGIFTEYLFKRKSNKKVSEAVLVTSILLTLTLPASTPFWVGIIGIIFGIVFAKEIFGGFGHNVFNPALAARTFLYVTFPEPMTVQWSTVSSGFPGGFARYLSPALDTITQSTPLGILRQGGEMLPLRNLFIGNTSGSLGEASAFLILVAAAYLLFTKTADWKLMLAPVIGFVGIHSILLLANVSSVPSPLHGLLSGGFLFMTVFMTTDPITAPKQTEAKWIYGLLIGIIASVIRIFGIFVGGAMFAVLIMNTFSPILDEGIKHLKSSKRKKVTA, encoded by the coding sequence ATGACGGAGTTATATCGTTCTATTTTTATGAAACAAAAAATGATGCGCAAAGTACTGTATAGTTTAATTCCAGTCACCCTAGGATCTATCTATTTCTATGGTTGGCGAACACTAGTGCTTATGGCTGTTATTTCTGTTTTTGGTATATTTACTGAATACCTATTTAAAAGAAAATCAAATAAAAAAGTTTCAGAAGCTGTCTTAGTTACAAGTATATTACTAACTTTGACCCTTCCCGCCTCTACCCCCTTTTGGGTCGGTATTATTGGTATCATTTTTGGTATCGTTTTTGCAAAAGAGATTTTTGGAGGATTCGGACACAATGTATTTAATCCTGCCTTAGCTGCAAGAACCTTCTTGTATGTTACCTTCCCTGAACCAATGACTGTTCAGTGGAGCACAGTGTCCTCTGGTTTCCCTGGAGGCTTTGCAAGATACCTTTCTCCAGCATTAGATACCATAACTCAATCTACTCCTCTAGGCATCCTTCGCCAAGGGGGAGAAATGCTTCCACTTAGAAATCTCTTTATTGGCAATACCTCCGGTTCCTTAGGCGAAGCCAGTGCTTTCTTAATCTTAGTGGCAGCAGCTTATTTACTATTTACTAAAACCGCTGATTGGAAATTAATGCTTGCACCGGTTATTGGATTTGTTGGTATTCATTCCATTTTACTCTTAGCTAATGTTTCCAGTGTTCCAAGTCCACTCCACGGTTTATTATCTGGTGGATTTTTATTTATGACAGTATTCATGACAACAGACCCCATTACTGCTCCAAAACAAACAGAGGCCAAATGGATTTATGGTCTTTTAATTGGTATTATTGCCAGTGTCATTCGTATCTTTGGTATCTTTGTGGGTGGTGCTATGTTTGCTGTGTTAATCATGAATACCTTCTCCCCTATTCTAGATGAAGGAATTAAACATCTGAAGTCTTCTAAAAGAAAGAAGGTGACAGCATGA
- a CDS encoding NADH:ubiquinone reductase (Na(+)-transporting) subunit E — MENVNPFVILFASIFTSNMILANFLGMCSFIAVSKEIKTSLGLGQAVTFVLTGTTIINYLVYHHVLVPFGLEYLRFIVFIITIAAFVQLVEMVVERYLPNLYYSLGIFLPLITVNCAILGVSLFMVIRDYTFIQSVAFGFGSGLGWLLAILAMSGIRQKIKKAPIPKGLEGAGITLFITGLMALAFIGFSGIVQIQ; from the coding sequence ATGGAAAATGTGAACCCATTTGTCATCTTATTTGCATCAATTTTTACAAGCAATATGATCCTAGCTAATTTCTTAGGAATGTGCTCTTTTATCGCAGTCTCTAAGGAGATTAAGACTTCCCTGGGATTAGGCCAGGCGGTTACCTTTGTACTGACTGGAACAACAATTATTAACTACTTGGTCTATCATCATGTACTTGTTCCCTTTGGCTTAGAGTATTTAAGGTTTATTGTGTTTATCATTACAATTGCCGCCTTTGTACAATTAGTTGAAATGGTCGTAGAGCGCTACCTCCCTAACCTGTATTATTCCTTAGGGATCTTTCTACCACTAATTACTGTTAATTGTGCCATTTTAGGAGTTTCCCTCTTTATGGTCATTCGTGATTATACCTTCATTCAGTCCGTTGCCTTCGGATTCGGGTCTGGATTAGGGTGGTTACTTGCTATATTAGCGATGTCAGGTATACGTCAGAAAATTAAAAAAGCACCGATCCCTAAAGGCCTTGAAGGAGCAGGAATCACCTTGTTCATTACTGGATTAATGGCTCTAGCCTTTATTGGATTCTCAGGCATCGTTCAAATACAATAG
- a CDS encoding FMN-binding protein — MKKFTFKPILFMIILTVVYTGVLATINEVTRDRIQLNEKLSEQRSLLYVLDFSIPDDAVEVSNFYSTHIEIIEHQGETLYAGYQGDELVGYVIPIVGDAVWGQLTGFVALTPDFTEIIGVEFLSHNETPGLGGRIDELEFKEQFRSIGIDPDAIENFIAYRPDPEGQVDAISGATGTSNAVRRILNASLQAFLAETREGL; from the coding sequence ATGAAGAAATTCACGTTTAAACCGATTCTGTTTATGATTATCTTAACCGTTGTTTATACTGGTGTATTAGCAACCATTAATGAGGTCACCCGAGATAGAATTCAGTTAAATGAAAAGCTCAGCGAACAACGCTCTTTATTATATGTGTTAGATTTCTCTATCCCCGATGATGCTGTTGAAGTCAGTAATTTTTACAGCACCCATATTGAAATCATTGAACATCAGGGTGAAACATTGTATGCTGGCTACCAAGGTGATGAATTAGTAGGCTATGTGATACCCATCGTCGGTGATGCAGTATGGGGTCAGTTAACAGGATTTGTTGCTTTAACTCCAGACTTCACTGAAATTATTGGGGTTGAATTTTTATCCCACAATGAAACACCTGGTCTTGGTGGCAGAATTGACGAACTAGAATTTAAAGAGCAGTTTAGAAGTATTGGCATCGACCCAGATGCCATTGAAAATTTTATCGCCTATCGCCCTGACCCTGAAGGACAGGTAGATGCAATCTCAGGAGCAACAGGGACTTCAAATGCTGTTAGAAGAATCTTAAATGCAAGCCTTCAAGCGTTTCTAGCAGAAACAAGGGAGGGATTATAA
- a CDS encoding NADH:ubiquinone reductase (Na(+)-transporting) subunit F → MNTILTTILIITGITTTLALLLTLANTYIADYGERKIRINKDKEFIVEGGNTLLSSLIENEIYLPSACGGKGSCGYCKCAINEGGGPVLPTELSYLTEDDMKNNVRLSCQVKVKADMEIQIAEDLLNVKQFEAIVEKTEDLTSTIKLLRLKITDGQEIEFKAGQYVQLLAPPYPGSPDEVFRAYSIASSPNNKGYIDLIIGYVPDGLLTTYVHKHLSEGDEILFNGPFGDFYLQDCEEDAILVAVGTGMAPIRSILFEMLNKKIDRNTIFFFGAKTPEDLFLLDEMTMFEKELPRFKFVPTLSRAPEESQWKGEEGRVTDAMMKFLEKKEGREAYLCGSAPMIDSTVKTLVERAFADNKIYYDKFD, encoded by the coding sequence ATGAACACCATTTTGACCACCATTTTAATCATAACTGGAATTACAACTACCCTTGCCCTCCTGCTTACTTTAGCTAACACTTATATTGCAGATTATGGCGAAAGAAAAATTCGGATTAACAAAGATAAAGAATTCATCGTTGAAGGTGGCAATACGTTATTATCTTCCTTAATTGAAAATGAAATCTACCTTCCTTCAGCCTGTGGTGGTAAGGGAAGCTGTGGTTATTGTAAATGTGCCATTAACGAAGGGGGCGGGCCTGTCCTTCCTACAGAGCTTTCCTACCTAACAGAGGATGACATGAAAAACAATGTCCGTTTGTCTTGTCAGGTCAAGGTAAAGGCAGATATGGAGATTCAAATTGCTGAAGATCTATTAAATGTTAAACAATTTGAAGCCATTGTTGAGAAAACCGAAGACCTTACCTCAACCATTAAGTTATTGCGATTGAAGATTACCGATGGTCAGGAAATTGAGTTTAAGGCTGGACAATACGTACAGCTATTGGCGCCACCCTATCCTGGTAGCCCTGATGAAGTCTTCCGTGCTTATTCCATTGCTTCTTCTCCAAATAACAAGGGTTATATCGATTTAATTATCGGTTATGTGCCAGACGGTTTATTGACGACTTATGTTCATAAACATTTATCTGAAGGAGATGAGATCCTTTTTAATGGACCCTTTGGCGATTTCTATTTACAAGATTGTGAAGAGGATGCCATCCTCGTTGCTGTTGGAACTGGAATGGCACCTATTAGAAGTATTTTATTTGAAATGCTTAACAAAAAAATTGATCGTAATACGATCTTCTTCTTCGGTGCAAAGACTCCTGAAGACCTATTTCTATTAGATGAGATGACAATGTTTGAAAAAGAGCTTCCTCGTTTCAAGTTTGTTCCTACTCTTTCACGAGCACCAGAAGAGTCTCAGTGGAAAGGTGAAGAAGGTCGGGTAACCGATGCCATGATGAAATTCTTAGAGAAAAAAGAAGGGCGTGAAGCCTACCTTTGTGGTAGTGCTCCCATGATCGATTCAACTGTCAAGACCCTAGTTGAGAGAGCCTTCGCTGACAACAAAATCTACTACGATAAGTTTGATTAA